In Dermacentor silvarum isolate Dsil-2018 chromosome 2, BIME_Dsil_1.4, whole genome shotgun sequence, the following proteins share a genomic window:
- the LOC119442840 gene encoding uncharacterized protein LOC119442840, which translates to MTRWARSKSVLKHERQPGEATTWSEFVAQRQEATKPSCARRDGSGATRLLNTDKKHPNGNNLDIKRKLTSTDCGGAEDVAYRGGAAADVVPLKRTAAVSSNRTTQHVIRNNSNIQAKGRNAMKRKEVVVYDEEAEALEKLLQKYRKTEPDLPVAQKTVEVAPEKRLAVVPAPSSSTTGSTGSTLRREVAKKRSSPSVKKKACLLKTNTSATAIAVPASKNQPSLSTVTKKCGDIKEAQSSGEMLKARKKKIIAKKLLPSVREKLPVPAKNEGKFGSSDSERSGKVRETLGQKADAPVMKEEALPIDENEKDSEEEEEQPVLKKPRTGQHIDGSGSGKAKRLQRMRQEREAKGMLLLPEKVERRIYLTKKAMRKKGLPGEQIKDAVRKMRRKEELLFRRQLAKLCFKCRQPGHRVSDCPQMLQDSSEGIGICFKCGSTEHFSSACTVQTSKDNEFPYAKCFICKQQGHLSRKCPRNDKGVYPKGGHCNFCGGIDHFKKECPEMEKNKSKTGEESEVAADIASIGLSADAENIVPLHQDIVVKKEKVISF; encoded by the exons ATGACCCGCTGGGCAAGGAGCAAAAGTGTCCTAAAGCATGAACGGCAGCCAGGCGAGGCTACCACTTGGTCCGAGTTTGTAGCACAGCGGCAGGAGGCTACGAAACCAAGTTGTGCACGTCGTGATGGCAGTGGAGCTACAAGGTTGTTGAACACTGATAAGAAACATCCCAACGGTAACAACCTTGATATCAAGAGGAAGCTGACAAGCACAGATTGTGGTGGTGCTGAAGACGTTGCTTACCGTGGAGGTGCAGCTGCTGATGTGGTCCCTCTAAAAAGAACAGCGGCAGTGTCAAGTAACAGGACTACACAACATGTCATCAGAAATAACAGCAACATACAG gCTAAAGGCAGAAATGCTATGAAAAGAAAAGAAGTTGTAGTGTATGACGAAGAAGCAGAAGCACTTGAGAAGTTGTTGCAGAAGTACAGAAAAACTGAACCAGACCTTCCAGTTGCACAAAAGACAGTGGAGGTAGCTCCTGAAAAAAGACTTGCTGTAGTGCCAGCGCCAAGTTCCAGTACGACGGGCAGTACAGGTAGCACACTTCGTAGAGAGGTTGCGAAAAAAAGATCATCACCCAGTGTAAAAAAGAAAGcctgtttgcttaaaacaaaCACTTCTGCTACTGCAATTGCTGTGCCAGCCTCAAAGAACCAACCCTCGCTCTCCACTGTAACTAAGAAATGTGGTGATATAAAGGAGGCTCAGTCTTCTGGTGAAATgttaaaagcaagaaaaaagaaaatcattGCTAAGAAGCTTCTCCCATCGGTCCGGGAGAAGCTTCCGGTTCCGGCCAAAAATGAAGGGAAGTTCGGAAGTTCTGACTCTGAGAGATCAGGTAAAGTTAGGGAAACTCTCGGTCAGAAAGCTGATGCACCAGTCATGAAGGAGGAGGCCTTGCCCATTGATGAAAATGAAAAGGACAGTGAGGAAGAGGAAGAGCAGCCTGTGTTGAAGAAGCCAAGAACAGGTCAGCACATAGATGGTAGTGGCAGTGGCAAAGCCAAGCGACTGCAGCGGATGCGCCAGGAGCGGGAGGCCAAGGGCATGCTGCTCCTGCCAGAAAAGGTAGAACGGCGCATCTACCTGACGAAAAAGGCCATGCGCAAGAAGGGCCTTCCTGGAGAGCAGATCAAGGACGCTGTGCGCAAGATGCGTCGAAAGGAAGAGCTGCTGTTTCGCAGGCAGCTGGCCAAG CTATGCTTCAAATGTCGTCAGCCTGGCCACAGGGTGTCCGACTGCCCTCAGATGCTTCAAGATTCCAGCGAAGGCATTGGAATTTGCTTCAAGTGTGGATCTACAGAGCACTTCTCATCTGCGTGCACAGTTCAGACAAGCAAAGACAATG AGTTCCCATATGCCAAGTGTTTCATCTGCAAGCAACAGGGGCACCTGAGTCGCAAGTGCCCGCGTAATGATAAAGGGGTGTACCCAAAAG GAGGTCACTGCAATTTCTGTGGAGGTATTGACCATTTCAAGAAGGAGTGTCCCGAGATGGAGAAGAATAAGAGTAAAACCGGTGAAGAGAGTGAGGTTGCAGCTGACATTGCGAGCATTGGCCTGAGTGCTGACGCCGAGAACATTGTGCCATTACACCAGGACATCGTGGTAAAGAAGGAGAAAGTGATCAGCTTCTGA